A portion of the Kribbella jejuensis genome contains these proteins:
- a CDS encoding DUF1453 family protein, whose translation MSGDQLVGLVANVVIYAGVIAFVLYRQMSAQPVRGLRLVVLPAVLGLLGLEQLVRQPLVPGAGMSVLGVGLVIGLAVGVWRGTTFRVWAEAGRVLAKGTAMTLVTWAVLIVVRLPFAFLGFTAHRPRGFVIGELLLVLGATFGAQNAMIWVRANRVDVGGLWSTARPGDVRR comes from the coding sequence ATGTCCGGGGACCAGCTTGTCGGCCTTGTGGCCAACGTCGTCATCTATGCGGGCGTGATCGCCTTCGTCCTCTACCGGCAGATGAGCGCGCAGCCTGTCAGGGGTCTCAGGCTGGTGGTGCTGCCGGCGGTTCTGGGCTTGCTCGGCCTCGAACAGTTGGTCCGCCAACCCCTCGTCCCGGGCGCGGGTATGTCCGTCCTCGGCGTCGGGCTGGTCATCGGTCTGGCTGTCGGCGTGTGGCGGGGAACGACCTTCCGGGTCTGGGCCGAAGCCGGCCGGGTGCTGGCCAAGGGGACTGCGATGACGCTGGTGACCTGGGCGGTGCTCATCGTGGTCCGCCTGCCGTTCGCCTTCCTCGGTTTCACGGCCCACCGTCCTCGGGGCTTCGTCATCGGCGAGCTGCTGCTGGTCCTGGGGGCGACATTCGGCGCGCAGAACGCGATGATCTGGGTCCGGGCCAACCGGGTCGACGTCGGCGGACTGTGGTCGACGGCCCGGCCAGGGGATGTCAGGCGATGA
- the cobJ gene encoding precorrin-3B C(17)-methyltransferase, with translation MTGRLWGVGLGPGDPELVTVKAARLIGAADVIAFHSARHGRSIARSVAAPYLTEGQLEEHLVYPLTTETTDHPRGYQGAMDDFYADCAARLAAHLDAGRDVVVLAEGDPLFYGSYMHMHKRLTDRYPCEVVPGVTSVSAAAAVLGRPLCERDEILTVLPGTLPPDVLADRLRSTDAAAVMKLGRTFGGVREAFELAGRADEAWYVERATTDAQRTLPLNDVDPDEVPYFSLALLPSPLNNTFTPPTTKTAHEGSVTVVGLGPAGPEWMTPEVRAAIAGADDVIGYTTYVDRLPDRARQRKHGSDNRVESERAAFALDLARKGSKVVVVSSGDPGVFAMASAVTEVAAEPEYADIAVHVLPGMTAAQAVASRVGAPLGHDYCVLSLSDRLKPWEIIAQRLTAAAQADLAIAIYNPASKSRTWQVEATRDLLLEHRSPDTPVVVGRDVGGPEESITVTTLAELAAQTIDMRCLLLIGSSQTRTVTRPAGALVFTPRRYPETLSEGTPGVS, from the coding sequence GTGACCGGTCGGCTGTGGGGCGTCGGTCTGGGCCCCGGTGATCCCGAGCTCGTGACGGTGAAGGCGGCGCGGTTGATCGGCGCCGCGGACGTGATCGCCTTTCACAGTGCGCGGCACGGGCGGAGTATCGCGCGGTCGGTCGCCGCGCCGTACCTGACCGAGGGTCAGCTCGAGGAGCACCTCGTCTACCCGTTGACCACCGAGACCACCGACCACCCGCGCGGCTACCAGGGCGCGATGGACGACTTCTACGCCGACTGCGCCGCCCGGCTGGCCGCGCACCTCGACGCCGGTCGTGACGTCGTCGTCCTCGCGGAAGGCGACCCGCTCTTCTACGGCTCGTACATGCACATGCACAAGCGCCTCACGGACCGCTACCCGTGCGAGGTCGTCCCAGGCGTGACCTCGGTCAGCGCGGCGGCCGCCGTACTCGGCCGCCCGCTCTGCGAACGCGACGAGATCCTCACCGTCCTACCAGGCACGCTCCCACCGGACGTCCTCGCCGACCGCCTCCGCTCCACCGACGCGGCAGCCGTCATGAAGCTCGGGCGCACCTTCGGAGGAGTTCGTGAGGCCTTCGAACTCGCAGGCCGCGCCGACGAGGCCTGGTACGTCGAACGCGCGACCACGGACGCCCAGCGAACGCTCCCGCTCAACGACGTCGACCCGGACGAGGTTCCGTACTTCTCCCTCGCCCTGCTCCCGAGCCCCCTCAACAACACCTTCACTCCGCCAACCACGAAGACGGCACACGAGGGCTCGGTGACCGTAGTGGGCCTCGGCCCGGCCGGCCCCGAGTGGATGACGCCTGAGGTACGGGCCGCGATCGCAGGCGCCGACGACGTCATCGGCTACACGACGTACGTGGACCGCCTCCCGGACCGCGCCCGTCAGCGGAAACACGGTTCGGACAACCGCGTGGAGTCCGAGCGGGCCGCCTTCGCGCTGGACCTGGCCCGCAAGGGCTCCAAGGTCGTCGTGGTGTCCTCCGGCGACCCAGGCGTGTTCGCCATGGCCAGTGCGGTCACAGAGGTCGCCGCAGAGCCGGAGTACGCCGACATCGCCGTACACGTGCTGCCTGGCATGACGGCAGCTCAGGCCGTCGCCAGCCGCGTCGGAGCACCGCTGGGACACGACTACTGCGTGCTGTCGCTGTCGGATCGCCTGAAGCCGTGGGAGATCATCGCGCAGCGGCTGACGGCCGCCGCGCAGGCAGACCTGGCGATCGCGATCTACAACCCCGCCTCGAAGTCCCGCACCTGGCAGGTGGAAGCCACTCGCGACCTGCTTCTCGAACACCGCTCCCCCGACACACCGGTCGTCGTCGGCCGCGACGTGGGCGGCCCGGAGGAGTCGATCACCGTGACAACCCTCGCCGAACTCGCCGCTCAAACGATTGACATGCGTTGCCTGTTGCTGATCGGCTCGTCGCAGACCCGTACCGTGACCCGCCCCGCGGGTGCGCTCGTCTTCACTCCGCGTCGCTACCCCGAGACGCTCAGTGAAGGCACACCAGGAGTCAGTTAA
- a CDS encoding serine hydrolase domain-containing protein, with amino-acid sequence MSKEKTFVELSRRSLGKLAVATGATAAVGTGAGYLIGRPADAAATWKTTGTAVAALAGFDNQMKAFMQARGITGGQLAVTYKGRLVLARGYSTSTALTVQPTSLFRIASLSKSITAAAIVKLVQDGKVSLSTPVANIIEIKPAAGLTRDPRWSKITLWKVLQHLGGWDRDVSGDPEWKDATISRTLGVPMELHTSDVIKYVAGQKLDFDPGTKYAYSNFGYTLAGRVIEKVSGLSYENYVKQKLLAPLKINRMALGYSIAKHSGETSYESQYSGPTVLDMSGTKVPAPYGTFSMRIQDANGGWIASAPDLVRWAKMFDAPSSVLNSTSLSRVWAKPSIGVNSDGWYYGLGWQIRPVTGGTGRNTWHTGSMPGTYTLMVRTYNGMSWAALFNRRDDASGKSYGDIDAALWTAANGVRSWPTNDLFPQYF; translated from the coding sequence GTGTCGAAGGAGAAGACGTTCGTGGAGTTGTCGCGCCGGAGTCTCGGGAAGTTGGCTGTTGCTACTGGTGCTACCGCTGCGGTGGGGACCGGGGCCGGTTATCTGATCGGGCGGCCTGCTGATGCTGCTGCTACCTGGAAGACGACCGGGACCGCGGTGGCGGCGTTGGCCGGGTTCGACAATCAGATGAAGGCGTTCATGCAGGCCCGCGGGATCACCGGCGGGCAGCTCGCGGTCACGTACAAAGGCCGGCTGGTGCTTGCCCGCGGCTACAGTACGTCGACCGCGCTGACCGTGCAGCCGACGTCGTTGTTCCGGATCGCGAGCTTGTCGAAGTCGATCACCGCCGCCGCGATCGTGAAGCTCGTGCAGGACGGGAAGGTGAGCCTGTCGACGCCGGTCGCGAACATCATCGAGATCAAGCCGGCCGCCGGGCTGACCCGGGACCCGCGCTGGTCGAAGATCACGTTGTGGAAGGTGTTGCAGCACCTGGGCGGCTGGGATCGGGACGTGTCCGGTGACCCCGAGTGGAAGGACGCCACGATCTCCCGGACGCTCGGCGTACCGATGGAGCTGCACACGTCGGACGTGATCAAGTACGTCGCCGGGCAGAAGCTCGACTTCGACCCGGGGACGAAGTACGCGTACTCGAACTTCGGCTACACGCTGGCCGGCCGCGTGATCGAGAAGGTCAGCGGGCTCAGCTACGAGAACTACGTCAAGCAGAAGTTGCTCGCGCCGCTGAAGATCAACCGGATGGCACTCGGGTACTCGATCGCGAAGCACAGCGGCGAGACGTCGTACGAGTCGCAGTACTCCGGGCCGACGGTCCTCGACATGAGCGGGACGAAGGTGCCCGCGCCGTACGGCACGTTCAGCATGCGGATCCAGGACGCGAACGGCGGCTGGATCGCCAGCGCGCCGGATCTGGTGCGCTGGGCGAAGATGTTCGACGCGCCGTCGAGCGTCCTGAACAGTACGTCGCTGAGCCGCGTCTGGGCGAAGCCGTCGATCGGCGTGAACTCCGACGGCTGGTACTACGGTCTCGGCTGGCAGATCCGCCCGGTCACCGGTGGCACCGGCCGGAACACGTGGCACACCGGCAGCATGCCCGGCACGTACACGCTGATGGTCCGCACGTACAACGGGATGAGCTGGGCCGCTCTGTTCAACCGCCGCGACGACGCGAGCGGCAAGTCGTACGGCGATATCGACGCGGCCCTGTGGACGGCCGCGAACGGCGTCAGGTCCTGGCCGACCAACGACCTGTTCCCGCAGTACTTCTAG
- a CDS encoding ArsR/SmtB family transcription factor, whose amino-acid sequence MPTVLAGVSLLDAERIRHVASPLIELGCALHVLAEPRHHDRAEWAARVPLSDGLRAELAQWTWTVRAVRARFFATSPAIGMPSWDDELAALKKRPPEEVAAELVRPLRGRPLSSRATDNAAVLHWARSRGRSTAVLVEALLTDPAEPVRRFTDLLDACWREWFRHVWDESRDALAARGRHDRDLAIRDGVGVMLRSLDAAIDVRDADSVVVQKVQSKRIDISTRSLLLAPSNYIAPHLFVGEIPGEPITILYPAVGRAADVPTAQQIRARLDALASPDRLQVCRAVASEPRTAGEIAALWGLHPTQVTRHLRALTRAGLVTAEREGRFVAYHLNNDALTTLGADLLTLIMR is encoded by the coding sequence GTGCCGACTGTTCTCGCGGGCGTGAGCCTGCTCGACGCCGAGCGGATTCGTCACGTCGCCTCACCGCTGATCGAGCTCGGCTGCGCGCTCCATGTCCTGGCCGAGCCGCGGCACCATGACCGTGCTGAATGGGCAGCCAGGGTGCCGCTGTCGGATGGGCTTCGGGCGGAGCTCGCGCAGTGGACCTGGACTGTGCGCGCGGTCCGGGCACGCTTCTTCGCGACCTCACCCGCGATCGGGATGCCGTCATGGGACGACGAGCTCGCAGCGCTCAAGAAGCGTCCGCCGGAGGAGGTGGCCGCCGAACTGGTCCGTCCCCTGCGCGGCCGTCCGTTGAGCAGCCGCGCCACCGACAACGCCGCCGTACTCCACTGGGCGCGCAGTCGTGGCCGGTCGACCGCAGTACTGGTGGAGGCGCTCCTGACGGACCCTGCTGAGCCGGTACGGCGCTTCACCGACCTGCTGGACGCCTGCTGGCGGGAGTGGTTCCGCCACGTCTGGGACGAGTCACGCGACGCCCTGGCCGCCCGTGGTCGGCACGACCGCGACCTGGCGATACGTGACGGCGTAGGCGTCATGCTGCGTTCGCTGGACGCCGCCATCGACGTACGGGACGCCGACAGTGTCGTCGTGCAGAAGGTGCAGAGCAAGCGGATCGATATCAGCACGCGCTCGCTGTTGCTTGCCCCCAGCAACTACATTGCCCCGCACTTGTTCGTCGGCGAGATCCCGGGCGAACCGATCACGATCCTGTACCCGGCAGTCGGCCGCGCGGCCGACGTACCGACCGCCCAGCAGATCCGCGCCCGGCTGGACGCGCTGGCATCGCCCGACCGCCTGCAGGTCTGCCGAGCCGTAGCCAGCGAGCCCCGCACGGCAGGAGAGATCGCGGCGCTCTGGGGCCTGCATCCCACCCAGGTCACCCGTCATCTCCGTGCACTCACCAGAGCCGGCCTGGTGACAGCCGAACGCGAGGGCCGCTTCGTCGCCTACCACCTCAACAACGACGCCCTGACGACGCTAGGCGCTGACCTGCTCACCCTGATCATGCGTTGA
- a CDS encoding cupin domain-containing protein, whose protein sequence is MQVIRADEAPRFHLPGVEFTGYAAPARGSAGLCTWRLTVDVGHGGDAPHTLDRDEVFMVLKGSVQISEEKLGPGDALVVPAGEPISLTNLGEEKAELIVAVTAGFTGYMADGTAVQPPWAS, encoded by the coding sequence ATGCAGGTCATCAGAGCGGACGAGGCGCCGCGGTTCCACTTGCCGGGGGTCGAGTTCACCGGGTACGCCGCGCCGGCCCGCGGTTCGGCCGGGCTGTGCACCTGGCGGCTCACCGTCGACGTCGGCCACGGCGGCGACGCACCGCACACGCTGGACCGCGACGAGGTGTTCATGGTGCTCAAGGGCAGCGTGCAGATCAGCGAGGAGAAGCTCGGCCCGGGCGACGCTCTCGTCGTACCGGCCGGTGAGCCGATCTCGTTGACCAATCTCGGCGAGGAGAAGGCAGAGCTGATCGTCGCGGTCACCGCGGGCTTCACCGGCTACATGGCGGACGGCACGGCGGTTCAGCCGCCGTGGGCGAGCTAG
- a CDS encoding FAD-dependent oxidoreductase gives MLEVAVIGAGQAGLSAAYHLVRLGFTPFDEVVVLDRNAEPGGAWQHRWDSLTMHDVHGIANLPGVPVPSSVGAERANQFVPSYFADYEKRFELPVVRPVAVESVREIDGGFALETSAGKYSAAALVNATGTWDRPFIPWYPGIETFKGRQLHTADYRGAAELAGQHVLVVGGGASAVQLLAEISEVATTTWVTRRPPEWRTGEDFTPEYGRQVVARVEERVRAGLPPRSVVSVTGLHLREQEQAAWARGVYSRLPMFSRITPDGVEWPDGSQQHVDTILWATGFRADLAHLAPLHLRERSGGIRMNGTATVLDPRIHLVGYGPSASTIGANRAGFTAARALRDVLRSTHDQGEQVSA, from the coding sequence GTGCTCGAAGTAGCGGTGATCGGTGCGGGCCAGGCGGGGCTGTCCGCCGCGTACCACCTCGTCCGTCTCGGCTTCACGCCGTTCGACGAGGTGGTCGTGCTGGACCGCAACGCCGAGCCGGGCGGTGCCTGGCAGCACCGGTGGGACTCGCTGACGATGCACGACGTGCACGGGATCGCCAACCTGCCCGGTGTACCGGTGCCGTCCAGTGTCGGCGCGGAGCGGGCGAACCAGTTCGTTCCGTCGTACTTCGCTGACTACGAGAAGCGGTTCGAGCTCCCCGTCGTACGACCCGTGGCGGTCGAGAGTGTGCGGGAGATCGACGGCGGGTTCGCGCTCGAGACGTCAGCCGGCAAGTACTCTGCGGCGGCTCTCGTCAACGCGACGGGAACGTGGGACCGGCCGTTCATTCCGTGGTACCCGGGCATTGAGACGTTCAAGGGTCGTCAACTGCACACTGCGGACTACCGTGGCGCGGCTGAGCTGGCCGGACAGCACGTGCTTGTCGTCGGCGGCGGAGCGTCCGCGGTGCAACTGCTGGCGGAGATCTCCGAAGTGGCGACCACTACGTGGGTTACCCGACGCCCTCCCGAATGGCGCACCGGTGAGGACTTCACGCCGGAGTACGGGCGTCAGGTCGTGGCACGCGTCGAAGAGCGTGTCCGTGCCGGTCTGCCACCGCGCAGCGTCGTCAGCGTGACCGGACTGCATCTGCGCGAGCAGGAACAGGCTGCGTGGGCCCGTGGTGTCTACAGTCGCCTGCCCATGTTCTCCCGCATCACCCCGGACGGTGTGGAATGGCCTGACGGCAGCCAGCAGCACGTGGACACGATCCTTTGGGCCACCGGCTTCCGCGCAGACCTCGCCCACCTGGCCCCGCTACACCTTCGCGAGCGCTCCGGAGGCATCCGAATGAACGGCACAGCGACCGTCCTCGACCCACGCATCCACCTGGTCGGCTACGGCCCGTCCGCCAGCACGATCGGCGCCAACCGCGCAGGCTTTACCGCTGCCCGAGCCCTCCGCGATGTCCTGCGGTCAACGCATGATCAGGGTGAGCAGGTCAGCGCCTAG
- a CDS encoding aminoglycoside phosphotransferase family protein has product MIEVPEAVRSKAWAAGAEGWLEGLPAVVAGLEAAWGITVGRAYAGGSEAFVADAIRADGTPAVLKVVIPGGGKDAGNEAAVLRIVEGDGCPELYRYDAEQGALLMERLGRPMFELGLPLGRRLEILCDTAALIWRPAADSGLPTGAEKARWLAEFITRLWEELDHPCSEKVVEHALVSARRRELAHRDEKAVLVHGDVHQLNALQSDDGFKLVDPDGLLAEAEYDLGVLMRGDPVELLAGDPLERARRLAARTGLDPVATWEWGVIERVSTGLLCTQINFQPLGRDTLRTAEAVAGLAMS; this is encoded by the coding sequence GTGATCGAGGTGCCGGAGGCTGTGCGGAGTAAGGCTTGGGCTGCTGGTGCCGAGGGGTGGCTTGAGGGGTTGCCGGCCGTTGTGGCGGGGCTTGAGGCTGCGTGGGGGATCACGGTCGGGCGGGCGTACGCGGGTGGGTCGGAGGCGTTTGTCGCTGATGCGATCCGGGCGGATGGGACGCCGGCGGTTCTGAAGGTGGTGATTCCAGGTGGGGGGAAGGACGCCGGGAACGAGGCGGCGGTGCTTCGGATTGTTGAGGGAGACGGGTGCCCGGAGCTCTATCGGTATGACGCCGAGCAGGGGGCGCTGCTCATGGAGCGGTTGGGGCGGCCGATGTTTGAGTTGGGGCTGCCGCTGGGACGTCGGCTCGAGATTCTTTGCGATACTGCGGCGCTGATCTGGCGGCCGGCGGCGGATTCTGGGTTGCCTACCGGAGCCGAGAAGGCGCGGTGGCTCGCCGAGTTCATCACGAGGTTGTGGGAGGAACTCGATCATCCCTGTTCAGAGAAGGTGGTCGAGCACGCTCTCGTCTCAGCGCGCCGGCGCGAGCTTGCGCATCGCGACGAGAAGGCCGTACTGGTCCACGGCGACGTACACCAGCTGAACGCGTTGCAGAGCGACGACGGCTTCAAGTTGGTCGATCCGGACGGTCTGCTCGCGGAAGCGGAGTACGACCTGGGAGTCCTGATGCGTGGGGACCCGGTCGAGCTGCTCGCTGGTGATCCGCTCGAGCGGGCCCGTCGGTTGGCCGCGCGAACGGGTCTCGACCCCGTGGCCACCTGGGAATGGGGCGTGATCGAGCGGGTGTCGACCGGCCTGCTCTGCACCCAGATCAACTTCCAGCCGCTCGGCAGAGACACCCTCCGCACGGCGGAGGCCGTCGCCGGTTTGGCGATGTCGTAG
- a CDS encoding glycoside hydrolase domain-containing protein, whose translation MVKFLAAVLALLLIGLPAYGEPTTPITYNAGTTATRFTGPAFDTCTAPTLAQMTAWKASPYKAIAIYFGGVNRTCAQSQLTPAWVTSVTAMGWRLVPVYLGLQAPCGTRKYKMSTASSNRDAVRDADDAVAKAKALGLLPGSALYNDMENYDRTNTVCRSAVLHYLSAWTKELHAQRYVSGVYVNQASGAPDLAAAYNSSSYARPDALWIARWDGNSALTGWPPVPNTFWAVGQRGKQYRGDHTETYGGVTLNIDNDRFDAPVASVAYRYTVRTTIHSYSGPSTAYPVRSTIAAGAAVRLVCQTFGPKIGTTTVWDKLIDGTYVTDYYVRTPNKTGYSAPLPGCSFPFQTTINGLSRRYGPGTAYATYPSTLPIGSLAWVTCQAPGSKVGTTAVWDRLTDRSWVTDYYVATGSNTSYTAPIRRC comes from the coding sequence ATGGTCAAGTTTCTCGCCGCGGTTCTCGCACTCTTACTGATCGGCCTACCGGCGTACGGCGAGCCGACGACGCCGATCACCTACAACGCCGGTACGACGGCCACCCGGTTCACCGGACCGGCCTTCGACACCTGCACCGCGCCGACGCTCGCGCAGATGACCGCGTGGAAGGCCTCGCCGTACAAGGCCATCGCGATCTACTTCGGTGGCGTCAACCGAACGTGTGCGCAGTCGCAGCTGACACCGGCCTGGGTCACGTCGGTCACCGCCATGGGCTGGCGGCTCGTGCCCGTCTACCTTGGTCTCCAAGCGCCCTGTGGCACCCGCAAGTACAAGATGTCCACGGCCTCCTCCAACCGCGACGCGGTCCGGGACGCCGACGACGCGGTCGCGAAGGCCAAGGCACTGGGCCTGCTGCCCGGCAGCGCGCTCTACAACGACATGGAGAACTACGACCGCACCAACACCGTGTGCCGGTCTGCGGTCCTGCACTACCTGTCCGCGTGGACGAAAGAGCTGCACGCGCAGCGCTACGTCTCCGGGGTGTATGTCAACCAGGCCTCGGGCGCCCCCGACCTCGCAGCGGCCTACAACTCGAGCTCCTACGCCCGGCCGGACGCCCTGTGGATCGCCCGCTGGGACGGCAACAGCGCCCTGACCGGTTGGCCGCCCGTACCGAACACGTTCTGGGCCGTCGGTCAGCGGGGCAAGCAGTACCGGGGCGACCACACCGAGACGTACGGCGGCGTGACGCTCAACATCGACAACGACCGCTTCGACGCACCGGTCGCCAGCGTTGCGTACCGGTACACCGTCCGTACGACGATCCACTCGTACAGCGGGCCGTCCACGGCGTACCCGGTCCGCTCTACCATCGCGGCCGGCGCAGCGGTCCGCCTTGTGTGCCAGACGTTCGGGCCGAAGATCGGTACGACGACGGTGTGGGACAAGCTCATCGACGGTACGTACGTCACCGACTACTACGTCCGTACGCCGAACAAGACCGGCTACAGCGCACCGCTGCCGGGCTGCAGCTTCCCGTTCCAGACCACGATCAACGGGCTCTCCCGGCGGTACGGCCCGGGTACGGCGTACGCGACGTACCCGAGCACACTGCCGATCGGTTCACTTGCCTGGGTGACCTGCCAGGCTCCCGGTTCCAAGGTCGGTACCACAGCGGTCTGGGACCGTCTGACCGACAGGAGCTGGGTGACTGACTACTACGTTGCCACAGGGAGCAACACGTCGTACACGGCACCGATCCGCCGCTGCTAG
- a CDS encoding GyrI-like domain-containing protein: protein MPEIVELGERPYVALRGTVAMDGIAAFADRMREVVDWLAAKEIAPNDAPFFKYDVVDMEAGLTLEIGFPVDDLHSGEGEIVTGVIPAGRYATSTYHGHPDGLVQATGDLLAWGEEQGVEWDATGDHWTARLEVYRSDPREVPDMNDWVTDLQFKLKD, encoded by the coding sequence ATGCCGGAGATCGTGGAGTTGGGGGAGCGGCCGTACGTCGCGTTGCGGGGCACGGTCGCGATGGACGGGATCGCGGCGTTCGCGGACCGGATGCGGGAGGTGGTCGACTGGCTCGCGGCCAAGGAGATCGCGCCGAACGACGCACCGTTCTTCAAGTACGACGTGGTCGACATGGAGGCGGGGCTGACGCTCGAGATCGGGTTCCCGGTCGACGACCTGCACTCCGGCGAGGGCGAGATCGTCACCGGGGTGATCCCGGCCGGCCGGTACGCGACCAGCACGTATCACGGACACCCCGACGGTCTGGTGCAGGCGACCGGCGATCTGCTCGCCTGGGGCGAGGAGCAGGGCGTGGAGTGGGACGCCACCGGCGACCACTGGACCGCCCGCCTCGAGGTCTACCGCTCCGACCCCCGCGAGGTCCCCGACATGAACGACTGGGTCACCGACCTCCAGTTCAAACTGAAGGACTGA
- a CDS encoding CPBP family intramembrane glutamic endopeptidase: MGRGPGWQAAFAVACLAAGFLPVAVGYVPEGAARLAGSFAVPAVYLALALATRRSAAMRRYWEIPLAFFGLALFVLADRYVPGFLTADVLHSPPITGNPLASTARGTVVVALDELVLTVLAVVAVLLISRSSPASISVRRGRFGRAYVIAIVGLVAFYVLTFRALSRSRFLPVHGAVGLGRYLGLTPALLVAVLANGFLEELMFRGLLMSRLNVAFGPYLATFIQAGIFASWHIGVTYAASALVLAVLFAFPLGLIGGYLTRSSGSIIPSSLFHAGADIPIYLAFLSYTS; this comes from the coding sequence GTGGGCCGGGGCCCGGGCTGGCAGGCGGCCTTCGCCGTCGCGTGCCTTGCTGCCGGGTTCCTGCCGGTCGCCGTCGGATACGTTCCCGAGGGCGCCGCTCGGCTGGCCGGGAGTTTCGCCGTACCAGCTGTCTACCTTGCGCTCGCGTTGGCGACAAGGCGCAGCGCAGCCATGCGCCGGTACTGGGAGATCCCCCTGGCATTCTTCGGCCTCGCCCTTTTCGTACTGGCCGACCGTTACGTGCCCGGATTCCTCACCGCCGATGTCCTGCACAGCCCTCCGATCACCGGCAACCCATTGGCCTCGACGGCTCGGGGTACAGTGGTCGTCGCGCTCGACGAGTTGGTACTCACGGTTCTCGCCGTCGTGGCGGTGCTCTTGATCTCGAGGAGCTCGCCGGCGTCGATCTCCGTTCGCAGAGGACGATTCGGACGGGCGTATGTGATCGCGATCGTCGGGTTGGTCGCCTTTTACGTACTGACGTTCAGGGCTCTGTCCCGCTCGCGCTTCCTGCCTGTGCATGGCGCCGTCGGCCTCGGCCGCTATCTCGGCCTGACACCAGCGCTCCTGGTCGCGGTGCTTGCCAACGGCTTCCTCGAGGAGCTGATGTTCCGTGGGCTACTGATGTCCAGGCTCAACGTCGCTTTCGGGCCCTACCTGGCGACTTTCATCCAGGCAGGCATCTTCGCGTCATGGCACATCGGCGTCACCTACGCGGCCTCTGCGTTGGTCCTGGCCGTCCTGTTCGCCTTCCCGCTCGGACTGATCGGCGGCTACCTCACACGCAGCTCCGGGAGCATCATTCCCTCGTCCCTCTTCCATGCGGGCGCGGACATACCGATCTACTTGGCGTTCCTCTCCTACACCTCCTAG
- a CDS encoding MarR family winged helix-turn-helix transcriptional regulator: MTRSGKTDIGILLILADQEFVRELREYVTSQGFDDQGRSDGFVLRTLHDGPTTISRLADRLVITKQGAGQIADDMERRGYLERLPDPSDARARLLHLTARGEAALAAARRFHQTYERRLRKRLGDAAVDTFRDVLTEMAGEAQVSTPHFRALMF, translated from the coding sequence ATGACGCGCTCGGGCAAGACCGATATCGGCATCCTGCTGATCCTCGCGGACCAGGAGTTCGTCCGCGAACTCCGCGAGTACGTGACCAGTCAGGGCTTCGACGACCAAGGGCGGTCGGACGGCTTCGTCCTCCGCACGCTGCACGACGGCCCGACCACGATCAGCCGGCTCGCCGACCGGCTGGTGATCACCAAGCAGGGCGCCGGCCAGATCGCCGACGACATGGAACGGCGCGGGTACCTCGAACGGCTCCCCGATCCGTCCGACGCCCGCGCCCGTCTCCTGCACCTGACCGCTCGCGGCGAAGCTGCCCTCGCGGCCGCCCGCCGGTTCCACCAGACCTACGAACGCCGCCTGCGCAAGCGCCTCGGCGACGCAGCGGTCGACACCTTCCGCGACGTACTGACCGAGATGGCCGGCGAGGCCCAGGTCAGCACGCCGCACTTCCGCGCGCTGATGTTCTAG
- a CDS encoding TetR/AcrR family transcriptional regulator — protein sequence MEHPVKAGRKRRPRGSLTRQQVVDTALELADAEGLEALTMPTLARRLDCGVMTIYGYVDSKEDLLDAIAQRGLRDLRLPRPLPAGTAPILVAWGRALRLNLIDHPSLPMIFLSRAVIGPGILHGLEAVLGRLAEAGMPPARGVHAIYAILTYATGFVAWEMPRTRRQSRAAYAASWRREVAGLPPGHLPLVAGILDELPEVAGESQFELGLTALATGLTLNPGN from the coding sequence ATGGAGCACCCTGTCAAGGCCGGGCGGAAACGTCGGCCACGCGGCTCGCTGACCCGGCAACAGGTAGTCGACACTGCGCTCGAACTGGCCGACGCCGAGGGCCTCGAAGCCCTCACCATGCCGACGCTGGCCCGCCGTCTCGACTGCGGGGTGATGACCATCTACGGCTATGTGGACAGCAAGGAGGACCTGCTCGATGCCATTGCCCAACGAGGCCTGCGCGATCTCCGGCTTCCCCGTCCGCTCCCAGCCGGCACCGCGCCGATCCTTGTCGCCTGGGGGCGGGCCCTGCGGCTGAACCTGATCGACCACCCGAGCCTGCCGATGATCTTCCTGTCCCGGGCAGTGATCGGCCCCGGCATCCTGCACGGCCTCGAAGCCGTACTCGGTCGGCTGGCCGAGGCCGGGATGCCGCCCGCCCGCGGCGTCCACGCGATCTACGCCATCCTGACCTACGCCACCGGCTTCGTCGCCTGGGAGATGCCGCGGACCCGCCGCCAATCACGCGCGGCGTACGCAGCGAGCTGGCGGCGTGAAGTGGCCGGCCTCCCACCCGGGCACCTGCCGTTGGTCGCCGGCATCCTCGACGAGCTTCCGGAAGTCGCCGGCGAGTCCCAGTTCGAGCTGGGACTGACCGCCCTGGCCACCGGCCTGACACTCAACCCCGGCAACTGA